One window of Manihot esculenta cultivar AM560-2 chromosome 17, M.esculenta_v8, whole genome shotgun sequence genomic DNA carries:
- the LOC110604989 gene encoding BES1/BZR1 homolog protein 4 isoform X1 — protein MTSGTRMPTWKERENNKRRERRRRAIAAKIYAGLRMYGNYKLPKHCDNNEVLKALCNEAGWTVEEDGTTYRKGCKPVERMDIMGGSASASPCSSYQPSPCASYNPSPGSSSFPSPVSTRYTANNNGNTDANSLIPWLKNLSSSSSSKHPHQLFIHSGSISAPVTPPLSSPTARTPRTKNDWDDPMAGSSWAGQNYPFLPSSMPSSTPPSPGRQVLPDSGWLAGIEIPLSGPSSPTFSLVSRNPFGFRDEPLSGAGSRMWTPGQSGTCSPAVPAGVDQTADVPMADSMAAEFAFGSHTTGLVKPWEGERIHEECVSDDLELTLGNSSTR, from the exons ATGACGTCGGGGACGAGAATGCCGACGTGGAAGGAGAGGGAGAATAATAAGAGAAGAGAGAGGAGAAGAAGGGCGATCGCCGCGAAGATCTATGCTGGATTGAGAATGTATGGAAATTACAAGCTCCCTAAGCACTGTGACAATAATGAGGTCCTTAAAGCTCTCTGCAACGAGGCCGGTTGGACAGTTGAAGAAGATGGCACCACTTACAGAAAG GGCTGCAAACCTGTGGAACGCATGGACATTATGGGAGGGTCTGCATCAGCTAGTCCATGCTCGTCCTACCAACCAAGTCCATGTGCATCTTATAATCCTAGTCCTGGTTCATCTTCTTTCCCTAGTCCTGTTTCAACCCGTTACACTGCCaataataatggtaatactGATGCCAATTCCCTCATCCCATGGCTTAAAAACCTCTCATCTAGCTCCTCATCCAAGCACCCTCACCAGCTCTTCATTCACAGTGGTTCCATAAGTGCTCCAGTCACCCCTCCATTGAGCTCCCCAACTGCTCGAACTCCCCGCACCAAAAATGACTGGGATGATCCAATGGCAGGTTCATCCTGGGCAGGTCAGAACTATCCATTCCTGCCCTCATCTATGCCTTCATCTACTCCACCAAGTCCTGGCCGTCAGGTTTTGCCAGATTCAGGATGGCTAGCTGGTATTGAAATTCCTCTTAGTGGACCATCATCACCCACATTTAGCCTCGTTTCACGGAACCCATTTGGCTTCAGAGATGAGCCTCTATCCGGAGCTGGATCTCGAATGTGGACTCCTGGGCAAAGCGGGACATGCTCCCCTGCTGTCCCTGCGGGTGTTGACCAGACAGCAGATGTTCCAATGGCAGACAGTATGGCAGCTGAATTTGCATTTGGAAGTCACACAACAGGGTTAGTGAAACCTTGGGAAGGAGAGAGGATCCACGAGGAATGTGTATCTGATGATCTTGAGCTTACACTTGGAAACTCCAGTACCAG ATAA
- the LOC110604989 gene encoding BES1/BZR1 homolog protein 4 isoform X2 produces MTSGTRMPTWKERENNKRRERRRRAIAAKIYAGLRMYGNYKLPKHCDNNEVLKALCNEAGWTVEEDGTTYRKGCKPVERMDIMGGSASASPCSSYQPSPCASYNPSPGSSSFPSPVSTRYTANNNGNTDANSLIPWLKNLSSSSSSKHPHQLFIHSGSISAPVTPPLSSPTARTPRTKNDWDDPMAGSSWAGQNYPFLPSSMPSSTPPSPGRQVLPDSGWLAGIEIPLSGPSSPTFSLVSRNPFGFRDEPLSGAGSRMWTPGQSGTCSPAVPAGVDQTADVPMADSMAAEFAFGSHTTGLVKPWEGERIHEECVSDDLELTLGNSSTR; encoded by the exons ATGACGTCGGGGACGAGAATGCCGACGTGGAAGGAGAGGGAGAATAATAAGAGAAGAGAGAGGAGAAGAAGGGCGATCGCCGCGAAGATCTATGCTGGATTGAGAATGTATGGAAATTACAAGCTCCCTAAGCACTGTGACAATAATGAGGTCCTTAAAGCTCTCTGCAACGAGGCCGGTTGGACAGTTGAAGAAGATGGCACCACTTACAGAAAG GGCTGCAAACCTGTGGAACGCATGGACATTATGGGAGGGTCTGCATCAGCTAGTCCATGCTCGTCCTACCAACCAAGTCCATGTGCATCTTATAATCCTAGTCCTGGTTCATCTTCTTTCCCTAGTCCTGTTTCAACCCGTTACACTGCCaataataatggtaatactGATGCCAATTCCCTCATCCCATGGCTTAAAAACCTCTCATCTAGCTCCTCATCCAAGCACCCTCACCAGCTCTTCATTCACAGTGGTTCCATAAGTGCTCCAGTCACCCCTCCATTGAGCTCCCCAACTGCTCGAACTCCCCGCACCAAAAATGACTGGGATGATCCAATGGCAGGTTCATCCTGGGCAGGTCAGAACTATCCATTCCTGCCCTCATCTATGCCTTCATCTACTCCACCAAGTCCTGGCCGTCAGGTTTTGCCAGATTCAGGATGGCTAGCTGGTATTGAAATTCCTCTTAGTGGACCATCATCACCCACATTTAGCCTCGTTTCACGGAACCCATTTGGCTTCAGAGATGAGCCTCTATCCGGAGCTGGATCTCGAATGTGGACTCCTGGGCAAAGCGGGACATGCTCCCCTGCTGTCCCTGCGGGTGTTGACCAGACAGCAGATGTTCCAATGGCAGACAGTATGGCAGCTGAATTTGCATTTGGAAGTCACACAACAGGGTTAGTGAAACCTTGGGAAGGAGAGAGGATCCACGAGGAATGTGTATCTGATGATCTTGAGCTTACACTTGGAAACTCCAGTACCAGGTAA
- the LOC110604989 gene encoding BES1/BZR1 homolog protein 4 isoform X3, producing the protein MTSGCKPVERMDIMGGSASASPCSSYQPSPCASYNPSPGSSSFPSPVSTRYTANNNGNTDANSLIPWLKNLSSSSSSKHPHQLFIHSGSISAPVTPPLSSPTARTPRTKNDWDDPMAGSSWAGQNYPFLPSSMPSSTPPSPGRQVLPDSGWLAGIEIPLSGPSSPTFSLVSRNPFGFRDEPLSGAGSRMWTPGQSGTCSPAVPAGVDQTADVPMADSMAAEFAFGSHTTGLVKPWEGERIHEECVSDDLELTLGNSSTR; encoded by the exons ATGACAAGT GGCTGCAAACCTGTGGAACGCATGGACATTATGGGAGGGTCTGCATCAGCTAGTCCATGCTCGTCCTACCAACCAAGTCCATGTGCATCTTATAATCCTAGTCCTGGTTCATCTTCTTTCCCTAGTCCTGTTTCAACCCGTTACACTGCCaataataatggtaatactGATGCCAATTCCCTCATCCCATGGCTTAAAAACCTCTCATCTAGCTCCTCATCCAAGCACCCTCACCAGCTCTTCATTCACAGTGGTTCCATAAGTGCTCCAGTCACCCCTCCATTGAGCTCCCCAACTGCTCGAACTCCCCGCACCAAAAATGACTGGGATGATCCAATGGCAGGTTCATCCTGGGCAGGTCAGAACTATCCATTCCTGCCCTCATCTATGCCTTCATCTACTCCACCAAGTCCTGGCCGTCAGGTTTTGCCAGATTCAGGATGGCTAGCTGGTATTGAAATTCCTCTTAGTGGACCATCATCACCCACATTTAGCCTCGTTTCACGGAACCCATTTGGCTTCAGAGATGAGCCTCTATCCGGAGCTGGATCTCGAATGTGGACTCCTGGGCAAAGCGGGACATGCTCCCCTGCTGTCCCTGCGGGTGTTGACCAGACAGCAGATGTTCCAATGGCAGACAGTATGGCAGCTGAATTTGCATTTGGAAGTCACACAACAGGGTTAGTGAAACCTTGGGAAGGAGAGAGGATCCACGAGGAATGTGTATCTGATGATCTTGAGCTTACACTTGGAAACTCCAGTACCAG ATAA
- the LOC110604988 gene encoding uncharacterized protein LOC110604988 isoform X2 encodes MRRHGMRKTKTDIQATGELNYAKEDAFTPAQFPSSTQSLPPSSLIPVLPLILFSVSLCLLLIFEFSHRVFFLVLPFSFSICRILLLPLFDMEGNSLNFEPHLEVEGIGNLETRVSNSLPDNGGLESSTDFYNSAATIGLGTHEIPTPAENDARNNEKKGTKTSEKKLGKYFFYDSPLSEETGVWIPVSVPPMVENDHEEWSRGFHSNGGYFPEGDMGWNQYLGEEKDLTMWDVIVEMLLAANGKVRAIASGDIRSSNFSWISSHLLEQAWQEMAQTLTEVNFGNVTEILEAEPPKWLADSAASACMLCGVRFHPIMCSRHHCRFCGGIFCGECSKGRSLLPVKFRIADPQRVCDVCCVRLETVQPYLMDQVSHAAQLPTHDLTDLSTLRSWVNFPWGQTMEYEIYKAANTIQGYNKAGGELTDFVIVLRTNDAVKTFCSNAHVSLGAGLSAAVGIIGRAVEADLRAGDRGHAACYTYSCSKGAFVGCSLEGSIVTTRAKENSRFYGSQSISASDILLGCLPSPPAAAILYRALAELSQKLER; translated from the exons atgagaAGACACGGAATGAGGAAAACAAAAACAGATATACAAGCAACAGGAGAGCTCAATTACGCTAAAGAAGACGCCTTTACGCCTGCCCAGTTCCCTTCatcaactcaatcactaccgcCTTCTTCCCTAATTCCTGTCCTTCCCTTAATTCTATTCTCTGTGTCTCTCTGCCTGCTTCTTATCTTTGAATTTTCTCATCGCGTTTTCTTTCTAGTAttacccttttctttttctatatgCCGAATTTTACTTCTTCCCTTGTTTGATATGGAGGGTAATTCTCTAAATTTTGAACCTCACCTTGAAGTTGAAGGAATTGGGAATTTGGAGACTAGGGTTTCCAATTCTCTCCCG GATAATGGGGGACTTGAAAGTTCTACAGATTTCTATAATTCTGCAGCCACCATTGGGCTTGGGACCCATGAAATTCCTACCCCTGCAGAAAATGATGCTAGAAACAATGAGAAGAAAGGAACAAAGACCAGTGAGAAAAAGCTAGGGAAATACTTTTTCTATGATTCACCTCTTTCTGAAGAAACTGGCGTTTGGATACCTGTTTCTGTTCCTCCCATGGTGGAAAATGATCATGAAGAGTGGAGCAGAGGTTTTCATTCAAATGGTGGTTATTTTCCTGAAGGTGACATGGGCTGGAACCAGTACCTTGGAGAAGAGAAGGATTTAACCATGTGGGATGTGATAGTGGAAATGTTACTTGCAGCTAACGGAAAAGTGAGAGCTATTGCTTCAGGTGATATTCGTAGTAGCAATTTTTCATGGATATCAAGCCATCTATTAGAGCAAGCTTGGCAAGAGATGGCTCAAACTCTCACAGAAGTCAATTTTGGTAATGTAACGGAGATTCTTGAAGCAGAGCCTCCAAAATGGTTGGCTGATAGTGCTGCATCAGCTTGCATGCTATGTGGTGTGCGGTTTCATCCAATCATGTGCTCCAGGCATCATTGCAGGTTTTGTGGAGGAATATTTTGTGGTGAGTGCTCCAAAGGAAGGAGTTTGTTGCCAGTGAAGTTCCGTATTGCAGATCCTCAACGTGTctgtgatgtatgttgtgtgCGGCTTGAGACAGTCCAGCCGTACCTGATGGACCAAGTAAGCCATGCTGCCCAGTTGCCAACACATGACTTGACAGACCTTAGTACTTTGAGATCCTGGGTTAACTTTCCATGGGGACAGACCATGGAATATGAGATTTATAAGGCAGCAAACACAATTCAGGGCTATAACAAG GCTGGAGGTGAATTGACAGATTTCGTAATTGTGTTGAGAACAAATGACGCTGTCAAGACGTTTTGCAGCAATGCACATGTTTCACTAGGTGCTGgtttgagtgcagcagttggTATCATTGGACGAGCAGTTGAAGCTGATCTGAGAGCTGGTGACCGTGGGCATGCTGCATGTTACACATACAGCTGCAGTAAAG GAGCATTTGTTGGATGTTCACTTGAAGGGAGTATTGTGACTACACGTGCAAAAGAGAATTCAAGATTTTATGGAAGCCAGTCGATAAGTGCATCAGATATACTTCTTGGGTGTCTGCCAAGCCCACCTGCTGCAGCAATTCTTTATCGGGCACTTGCAGAGCTATCTCAGAAGCTTGAGAGGTGA
- the LOC110604988 gene encoding uncharacterized protein LOC110604988 isoform X1 yields MRRHGMRKTKTDIQATGELNYAKEDAFTPAQFPSSTQSLPPSSLIPVLPLILFSVSLCLLLIFEFSHRVFFLVLPFSFSICRILLLPLFDMEGNSLNFEPHLEVEGIGNLETRVSNSLPDNGGLESSTDFYNSAATIGLGTHEIPTPAENDARNNEKKGTKTSEKKLGKYFFYDSPLSEETGVWIPVSVPPMVENDHEEWSRGFHSNGGYFPEGDMGWNQYLGEEKDLTMWDVIVEMLLAANGKVRAIASGDIRSSNFSWISSHLLEQAWQEMAQTLTEVNFGNVTEILEAEPPKWLADSAASACMLCGVRFHPIMCSRHHCRFCGGIFCGECSKGRSLLPVKFRIADPQRVCDVCCVRLETVQPYLMDQVSHAAQLPTHDLTDLSTLRSWVNFPWGQTMEYEIYKAANTIQGYNKAVCLKPEKSIPDAILGRAKGLAIITVVKVGVMVTYNVGTGLVIARREDGSWSPPSAVSSFGMGWGAQAGGELTDFVIVLRTNDAVKTFCSNAHVSLGAGLSAAVGIIGRAVEADLRAGDRGHAACYTYSCSKGAFVGCSLEGSIVTTRAKENSRFYGSQSISASDILLGCLPSPPAAAILYRALAELSQKLER; encoded by the exons atgagaAGACACGGAATGAGGAAAACAAAAACAGATATACAAGCAACAGGAGAGCTCAATTACGCTAAAGAAGACGCCTTTACGCCTGCCCAGTTCCCTTCatcaactcaatcactaccgcCTTCTTCCCTAATTCCTGTCCTTCCCTTAATTCTATTCTCTGTGTCTCTCTGCCTGCTTCTTATCTTTGAATTTTCTCATCGCGTTTTCTTTCTAGTAttacccttttctttttctatatgCCGAATTTTACTTCTTCCCTTGTTTGATATGGAGGGTAATTCTCTAAATTTTGAACCTCACCTTGAAGTTGAAGGAATTGGGAATTTGGAGACTAGGGTTTCCAATTCTCTCCCG GATAATGGGGGACTTGAAAGTTCTACAGATTTCTATAATTCTGCAGCCACCATTGGGCTTGGGACCCATGAAATTCCTACCCCTGCAGAAAATGATGCTAGAAACAATGAGAAGAAAGGAACAAAGACCAGTGAGAAAAAGCTAGGGAAATACTTTTTCTATGATTCACCTCTTTCTGAAGAAACTGGCGTTTGGATACCTGTTTCTGTTCCTCCCATGGTGGAAAATGATCATGAAGAGTGGAGCAGAGGTTTTCATTCAAATGGTGGTTATTTTCCTGAAGGTGACATGGGCTGGAACCAGTACCTTGGAGAAGAGAAGGATTTAACCATGTGGGATGTGATAGTGGAAATGTTACTTGCAGCTAACGGAAAAGTGAGAGCTATTGCTTCAGGTGATATTCGTAGTAGCAATTTTTCATGGATATCAAGCCATCTATTAGAGCAAGCTTGGCAAGAGATGGCTCAAACTCTCACAGAAGTCAATTTTGGTAATGTAACGGAGATTCTTGAAGCAGAGCCTCCAAAATGGTTGGCTGATAGTGCTGCATCAGCTTGCATGCTATGTGGTGTGCGGTTTCATCCAATCATGTGCTCCAGGCATCATTGCAGGTTTTGTGGAGGAATATTTTGTGGTGAGTGCTCCAAAGGAAGGAGTTTGTTGCCAGTGAAGTTCCGTATTGCAGATCCTCAACGTGTctgtgatgtatgttgtgtgCGGCTTGAGACAGTCCAGCCGTACCTGATGGACCAAGTAAGCCATGCTGCCCAGTTGCCAACACATGACTTGACAGACCTTAGTACTTTGAGATCCTGGGTTAACTTTCCATGGGGACAGACCATGGAATATGAGATTTATAAGGCAGCAAACACAATTCAGGGCTATAACAAG GCAGTTTGTCTAAAACCTGAGAAATCAATTCCAGATGCCATTCTAGGACGAGCAAAAGGCCTTGCAATAATCACAGTTGTGAAAGTTGGAGTGATGGTTACATATAATGTTGGAACTGGACTTGTAATTGCCCGCAGAGAAGATGGCTCATGGTCTCCACCCTCTGCTGTATCTTCATTTGGCATGGGTTGGGGAGCTCAG GCTGGAGGTGAATTGACAGATTTCGTAATTGTGTTGAGAACAAATGACGCTGTCAAGACGTTTTGCAGCAATGCACATGTTTCACTAGGTGCTGgtttgagtgcagcagttggTATCATTGGACGAGCAGTTGAAGCTGATCTGAGAGCTGGTGACCGTGGGCATGCTGCATGTTACACATACAGCTGCAGTAAAG GAGCATTTGTTGGATGTTCACTTGAAGGGAGTATTGTGACTACACGTGCAAAAGAGAATTCAAGATTTTATGGAAGCCAGTCGATAAGTGCATCAGATATACTTCTTGGGTGTCTGCCAAGCCCACCTGCTGCAGCAATTCTTTATCGGGCACTTGCAGAGCTATCTCAGAAGCTTGAGAGGTGA